One window of Perca fluviatilis chromosome 12, GENO_Pfluv_1.0, whole genome shotgun sequence genomic DNA carries:
- the LOC120569614 gene encoding uncharacterized protein LOC120569614 isoform X3, whose translation MDLGQKQTAAAEKLMALISGPRTRPVADSNSVVTDRTIKNIKGKKFKMAVETVSDAGSGPSGKAGGEVAQADCSARGGSVICTDRISDVHVDGDIDVSVTVKPKKILTLLSTLRHSRRDTAGLSGQETWWPPHSPPVSITSRAQGSSNSTHHKTRSTFHHHPLPDLQPALFPITSVYSGCLLTYIKRKTLNRASL comes from the exons ATGGACCTGGGGCAAAAGCAGACTGCAGCCGCAGAGAAACTCATGGCTTTAATCTCAG GCCCACGGACACGACCAGTCGCCGATAGCAACAGTGTTGTTACCGACAGAacaatcaaaaatataaaaggaaaaaaattcaaaatggcggTTGAAACAGTGAGTGATGCAGGAAGCGGTCCGAGTG GAAAAGCTGGTGGAGAAGTAGCGCAGGCAGATTGCTCTGCACGTGGCGGCAGTGTGATTTGTACTGATCGTATATCTGATGTTCATGTTGATGGGGATATAGATGTATCAGTGactgtgaaaccaaaa AAAATCCTAACACTGCTTTCCACTCTCAGGCACAGTAGACGAGACACTGCCGGACtctcag GCCAAGAAACATGGTGGCCACCCCATTCACCTCCAGTCTCCATTACATCCAGGGCCCAGGGTTCCTCCAACTCTACTCATCACAAGACCCGCTCCACATTCCATCATCATCCATTACCAGATCTTCAGCCAGCTCTCTTCCCCATCACCAGTGTCTACTCAGGCTGTTTGCTAACTTATATTAAGAGGAAGACGCTCAATAGGGCGTCCCTATAA
- the LOC120569614 gene encoding uncharacterized protein LOC120569614 isoform X2: protein MDLGQKQTAAAEKLMALISGSRTRPVADSNSVVTDRTITNVKGNNFNMAVNTVSYPGSGPSGKAGGEVAQADCSARGGSVICTDRISDVHVDGDIDVSVTVKPKKILTLLSTLRHSRRDTAGLSGQETWWPPHSPPVSITSRAQGSSNSTHHKTRSTFHHHPLPDLQPALFPITSVYSGCLLTYIKRKTLNRASL, encoded by the exons ATGGACCTGGGGCAAAAGCAGACTGCAGCCGCAGAGAAACTCATGGCTTTAATCTCAG GCTCACGGACACGACCAGTCGCCGATAGCAACAGTGTTGTTACCGACAGAACAATCACaaatgtaaagggaaacaaCTTCAACATGGCGGTTAATACAGTGAGTTATCCAGGAAGCGGTCCAAGTG GAAAAGCTGGTGGAGAAGTAGCGCAGGCAGATTGCTCTGCACGTGGCGGCAGTGTGATTTGTACTGATCGTATATCTGATGTTCATGTTGATGGGGATATAGATGTATCAGTGactgtgaaaccaaaa AAAATCCTAACACTGCTTTCCACTCTCAGGCACAGTAGACGAGACACTGCCGGACtctcag GCCAAGAAACATGGTGGCCACCCCATTCACCTCCAGTCTCCATTACATCCAGGGCCCAGGGTTCCTCCAACTCTACTCATCACAAGACCCGCTCCACATTCCATCATCATCCATTACCAGATCTTCAGCCAGCTCTCTTCCCCATCACCAGTGTCTACTCAGGCTGTTTGCTAACTTATATTAAGAGGAAGACGCTCAATAGGGCGTCCCTATAA
- the LOC120569614 gene encoding uncharacterized protein LOC120569614 isoform X1 — protein sequence MDWLKSVLDWIRPAFDWMWPVAERVVALISGPRTRPVADSNSVVTDRTIKNIKGKKFKMAVETVSDAGSGPSGKAGGEVAQADCSARGGSVICTDRISDVHVDGDIDVSVTVKPKKILTLLSTLRHSRRDTAGLSGQETWWPPHSPPVSITSRAQGSSNSTHHKTRSTFHHHPLPDLQPALFPITSVYSGCLLTYIKRKTLNRASL from the exons ATGGACTGGTTGAAGTCAGTGTTGGATTGGATAAGGCCAGCGTTTGACTGGATGTGGCCAGTCGCAGAGAGAGTCGTGGCTTTAATCTCAG GCCCACGGACACGACCAGTCGCCGATAGCAACAGTGTTGTTACCGACAGAacaatcaaaaatataaaaggaaaaaaattcaaaatggcggTTGAAACAGTGAGTGATGCAGGAAGCGGTCCGAGTG GAAAAGCTGGTGGAGAAGTAGCGCAGGCAGATTGCTCTGCACGTGGCGGCAGTGTGATTTGTACTGATCGTATATCTGATGTTCATGTTGATGGGGATATAGATGTATCAGTGactgtgaaaccaaaa AAAATCCTAACACTGCTTTCCACTCTCAGGCACAGTAGACGAGACACTGCCGGACtctcag GCCAAGAAACATGGTGGCCACCCCATTCACCTCCAGTCTCCATTACATCCAGGGCCCAGGGTTCCTCCAACTCTACTCATCACAAGACCCGCTCCACATTCCATCATCATCCATTACCAGATCTTCAGCCAGCTCTCTTCCCCATCACCAGTGTCTACTCAGGCTGTTTGCTAACTTATATTAAGAGGAAGACGCTCAATAGGGCGTCCCTATAA
- the LOC120569614 gene encoding uncharacterized protein LOC120569614 isoform X7: MDWLKSVLDWIRPAFDWMWPVAERVVALISGPRTRPVADSNSVVTDRTIKNIKGKKFKMAVETVSDAGSGPSGKAGGEVAQADCSARGGSVICTDRISDVHVDGDIDVSVTVKPKGTVDETLPDSQGPGFLQLYSSQDPLHIPSSSITRSSASSLPHHQCLLRLFANLY; the protein is encoded by the exons ATGGACTGGTTGAAGTCAGTGTTGGATTGGATAAGGCCAGCGTTTGACTGGATGTGGCCAGTCGCAGAGAGAGTCGTGGCTTTAATCTCAG GCCCACGGACACGACCAGTCGCCGATAGCAACAGTGTTGTTACCGACAGAacaatcaaaaatataaaaggaaaaaaattcaaaatggcggTTGAAACAGTGAGTGATGCAGGAAGCGGTCCGAGTG GAAAAGCTGGTGGAGAAGTAGCGCAGGCAGATTGCTCTGCACGTGGCGGCAGTGTGATTTGTACTGATCGTATATCTGATGTTCATGTTGATGGGGATATAGATGTATCAGTGactgtgaaaccaaa AGGCACAGTAGACGAGACACTGCCGGACtctcag GGCCCAGGGTTCCTCCAACTCTACTCATCACAAGACCCGCTCCACATTCCATCATCATCCATTACCAGATCTTCAGCCAGCTCTCTTCCCCATCACCAGTGTCTACTCAGGCTGTTTGCTAACTTATATTAA
- the LOC120569614 gene encoding uncharacterized protein LOC120569614 isoform X6 has translation MDWLKSVLDWIRPAFDWMWPVAERVVALISGPRTRPVADSNSVVTDRTIKNIKGKKFKMAVETVSDAGSGPSGKAGGEVAQADCSARGGSVICTDRISDVHVDGDIDVSVTVKPKKILTLLSTLRHSRRDTAGLSGPRVPPTLLITRPAPHSIIIHYQIFSQLSSPSPVSTQAVC, from the exons ATGGACTGGTTGAAGTCAGTGTTGGATTGGATAAGGCCAGCGTTTGACTGGATGTGGCCAGTCGCAGAGAGAGTCGTGGCTTTAATCTCAG GCCCACGGACACGACCAGTCGCCGATAGCAACAGTGTTGTTACCGACAGAacaatcaaaaatataaaaggaaaaaaattcaaaatggcggTTGAAACAGTGAGTGATGCAGGAAGCGGTCCGAGTG GAAAAGCTGGTGGAGAAGTAGCGCAGGCAGATTGCTCTGCACGTGGCGGCAGTGTGATTTGTACTGATCGTATATCTGATGTTCATGTTGATGGGGATATAGATGTATCAGTGactgtgaaaccaaaa AAAATCCTAACACTGCTTTCCACTCTCAGGCACAGTAGACGAGACACTGCCGGACtctcag GGCCCAGGGTTCCTCCAACTCTACTCATCACAAGACCCGCTCCACATTCCATCATCATCCATTACCAGATCTTCAGCCAGCTCTCTTCCCCATCACCAGTGTCTACTCAGGCTGTTTGCTAA
- the LOC120569614 gene encoding uncharacterized protein LOC120569614 isoform X4 yields MDWLKSVLDWIRPAFDWMWPVAERVVALISGPRTRPVADSNSVVTDRTIKNIKGKKFKMAVETVSDAGSGPSGKAGGEVAQADCSARGGSVICTDRISDVHVDGDIDVSVTVKPKGTVDETLPDSQPLFTEQAKKHGGHPIHLQSPLHPGPRVPPTLLITRPAPHSIIIHYQIFSQLSSPSPVSTQAVC; encoded by the exons ATGGACTGGTTGAAGTCAGTGTTGGATTGGATAAGGCCAGCGTTTGACTGGATGTGGCCAGTCGCAGAGAGAGTCGTGGCTTTAATCTCAG GCCCACGGACACGACCAGTCGCCGATAGCAACAGTGTTGTTACCGACAGAacaatcaaaaatataaaaggaaaaaaattcaaaatggcggTTGAAACAGTGAGTGATGCAGGAAGCGGTCCGAGTG GAAAAGCTGGTGGAGAAGTAGCGCAGGCAGATTGCTCTGCACGTGGCGGCAGTGTGATTTGTACTGATCGTATATCTGATGTTCATGTTGATGGGGATATAGATGTATCAGTGactgtgaaaccaaa AGGCACAGTAGACGAGACACTGCCGGACtctcag CCTCTCTTCACTGAACAGGCCAAGAAACATGGTGGCCACCCCATTCACCTCCAGTCTCCATTACATCCAGGGCCCAGGGTTCCTCCAACTCTACTCATCACAAGACCCGCTCCACATTCCATCATCATCCATTACCAGATCTTCAGCCAGCTCTCTTCCCCATCACCAGTGTCTACTCAGGCTGTTTGCTAA
- the LOC120569614 gene encoding uncharacterized protein LOC120569614 isoform X5 — protein MDWLKSVLDWIRPAFDWMWPVAERVVALISGPRTRPVADSNSVVTDRTIKNIKGKKFKMAVETVSDAGSGPSGKAGGEVAQADCSARGGSVICTDRISDVHVDGDIDVSVTVKPKGTVDETLPDSQAKKHGGHPIHLQSPLHPGPRVPPTLLITRPAPHSIIIHYQIFSQLSSPSPVSTQAVC, from the exons ATGGACTGGTTGAAGTCAGTGTTGGATTGGATAAGGCCAGCGTTTGACTGGATGTGGCCAGTCGCAGAGAGAGTCGTGGCTTTAATCTCAG GCCCACGGACACGACCAGTCGCCGATAGCAACAGTGTTGTTACCGACAGAacaatcaaaaatataaaaggaaaaaaattcaaaatggcggTTGAAACAGTGAGTGATGCAGGAAGCGGTCCGAGTG GAAAAGCTGGTGGAGAAGTAGCGCAGGCAGATTGCTCTGCACGTGGCGGCAGTGTGATTTGTACTGATCGTATATCTGATGTTCATGTTGATGGGGATATAGATGTATCAGTGactgtgaaaccaaa AGGCACAGTAGACGAGACACTGCCGGACtctcag GCCAAGAAACATGGTGGCCACCCCATTCACCTCCAGTCTCCATTACATCCAGGGCCCAGGGTTCCTCCAACTCTACTCATCACAAGACCCGCTCCACATTCCATCATCATCCATTACCAGATCTTCAGCCAGCTCTCTTCCCCATCACCAGTGTCTACTCAGGCTGTTTGCTAA
- the LOC120569614 gene encoding uncharacterized protein LOC120569614 isoform X9 gives MDWLKSVLDWIRPAFDWMWPVAERVVALISGPRTRPVADSNSVVTDRTIKNIKGKKFKMAVETVSDAGSGPSGKAGGEVAQADCSARGGSVICTDRISDVHVDGDIDVSVTVKPKKILTLLSTLRHSRRDTAGLSASLH, from the exons ATGGACTGGTTGAAGTCAGTGTTGGATTGGATAAGGCCAGCGTTTGACTGGATGTGGCCAGTCGCAGAGAGAGTCGTGGCTTTAATCTCAG GCCCACGGACACGACCAGTCGCCGATAGCAACAGTGTTGTTACCGACAGAacaatcaaaaatataaaaggaaaaaaattcaaaatggcggTTGAAACAGTGAGTGATGCAGGAAGCGGTCCGAGTG GAAAAGCTGGTGGAGAAGTAGCGCAGGCAGATTGCTCTGCACGTGGCGGCAGTGTGATTTGTACTGATCGTATATCTGATGTTCATGTTGATGGGGATATAGATGTATCAGTGactgtgaaaccaaaa AAAATCCTAACACTGCTTTCCACTCTCAGGCACAGTAGACGAGACACTGCCGGACtctcag CCTCTCTTCACTGA
- the LOC120569614 gene encoding uncharacterized protein LOC120569614 isoform X8, which yields MDLGQKQTAAAEKLMALISGSRTRPVADSNSVVTDRTITNVKGNNFNMAVNTEKLVEKIRRQIALHVAAVWHSRRDTAGLSGQETWWPPHSPPVSITSRAQGSSNSTHHKTRSTFHHHPLPDLQPALFPITSVYSGCLLTYIKRKTLNRVSL from the exons ATGGACCTGGGGCAAAAGCAGACTGCAGCCGCAGAGAAACTCATGGCTTTAATCTCAG GCTCACGGACACGACCAGTCGCCGATAGCAACAGTGTTGTTACCGACAGAACAATCACaaatgtaaagggaaacaaCTTCAACATGGCGGTTAATACA GAAAAGCTGGTGGAGAAGATACGCAGGCAGATTGCTCTGCACGTGGCGGCAGTGTG GCACAGTAGACGAGACACTGCCGGACtctcag GCCAAGAAACATGGTGGCCACCCCATTCACCTCCAGTCTCCATTACATCCAGGGCCCAGGGTTCCTCCAACTCTACTCATCACAAGACCCGCTCCACATTCCATCATCATCCATTACCAGATCTTCAGCCAGCTCTCTTCCCCATCACCAGTGTCTACTCAGGCTGTTTGCTAACTTATATTAAGAGGAAGACGCTCAATAGGGTGTCCCTATAA